In Candidatus Bathyarchaeota archaeon, a single window of DNA contains:
- a CDS encoding type II toxin-antitoxin system VapC family toxin translates to MSLFDPSAIINLCGEKRLDRLLGGWTLNLAFYELGNAVWKQTHLHKAVKPEDAYIVLESLIEVFKRLKKPEAEDALRTLRLSLDEGITYYDASYIQAAIDNDLTLVTDDLQLHGIGRKYVKTVASSEI, encoded by the coding sequence ATGAGCCTATTCGACCCCTCGGCTATAATAAACCTATGCGGAGAGAAGAGATTAGATAGGCTACTGGGAGGGTGGACACTAAACCTGGCATTCTACGAGCTGGGAAACGCCGTCTGGAAACAGACCCACCTACATAAAGCTGTAAAGCCGGAGGATGCATATATAGTACTGGAATCTCTAATCGAGGTCTTCAAAAGGTTGAAGAAGCCGGAGGCTGAAGATGCCCTGAGGACGTTAAGGCTGTCCCTAGACGAGGGTATAACCTACTACGATGCCTCATATATTCAGGCGGCGATCGACAACGATCTAACACTGGTCACGGATGACCTACAGCTCCATGGGATAGGCAGAAAATACGTGAAAACTGTTGCAAGTAGCGAGATCTAA